In Nocardia sp. NBC_00403, one DNA window encodes the following:
- a CDS encoding inorganic phosphate transporter produces the protein MTVELLVLLIVIVTALAFDFTNGFHDTANAMATSIATGALRPRVAVALSAVLNLIGAFLSVAVAATVAKGIVRLDAVDGQDLLIIVFAGLVGGILWNLLTWLLGLPSSSSHALFGGLIGATIAALGWSGVIWASGSDGVLTKIVLPAVLAPIVAALVSAIGTWGVYRITEKSDPNKVDEGFRWGQIGSASLVSLAHGTNDAQKTMGVIFLALVAHGTLTKNDEMPLWVMAACAVAIAAGTYLGGWRIIRTLGKGLVEIDSPQGLAAESSSAAIILTSAHFGLPLSTTQTATGSILGTGLGKGAEVRWSVMGRMAVAWLLTLPLAGVAGAICWAIAHIIGGLAGVLVVFAILIALSAVMYLRSRRDPVDTSNVNEWPGRTPDADEPIESPGGARPADDTPDADSGIAKDAATAKDTSSSAAAAGASSSAEGRPGGVTADGLSPPPGTSSSEGPGTKSNRSAQV, from the coding sequence GTGACCGTCGAATTACTGGTTCTTCTGATCGTCATCGTCACGGCACTCGCATTCGATTTCACCAACGGCTTCCACGACACTGCGAACGCGATGGCGACCTCGATCGCCACCGGCGCACTGCGGCCGCGCGTGGCGGTCGCACTGTCGGCGGTGCTCAACCTCATCGGCGCGTTCCTGTCGGTGGCTGTCGCCGCGACGGTGGCCAAGGGCATCGTCCGGCTCGACGCCGTCGACGGCCAGGACCTGTTGATCATCGTGTTCGCCGGCCTGGTCGGCGGCATTCTGTGGAATCTGCTGACCTGGCTGCTCGGCCTGCCCTCGAGTTCGTCGCATGCGCTGTTCGGCGGCCTGATCGGTGCGACCATCGCCGCGCTCGGCTGGAGCGGAGTGATCTGGGCCTCCGGTTCGGACGGCGTGCTCACCAAGATCGTGCTGCCTGCCGTGCTCGCCCCGATCGTGGCGGCGCTGGTTTCGGCCATCGGCACCTGGGGGGTTTATCGGATCACCGAGAAGTCGGATCCGAACAAAGTCGACGAGGGTTTCCGCTGGGGCCAGATCGGTTCGGCCTCACTGGTCTCGCTGGCGCACGGCACCAACGACGCACAGAAGACGATGGGTGTCATCTTCCTGGCGCTCGTCGCGCACGGCACCCTCACCAAGAACGACGAGATGCCGCTGTGGGTGATGGCGGCCTGTGCTGTCGCCATCGCGGCGGGCACCTACCTGGGTGGTTGGCGCATCATCCGCACCCTCGGCAAGGGCCTCGTCGAGATCGACTCTCCGCAGGGGCTGGCCGCCGAATCCTCGTCGGCCGCGATCATTCTCACCTCGGCCCATTTCGGTCTGCCGCTGTCCACCACACAGACCGCCACCGGCTCGATCCTCGGCACCGGGCTCGGCAAGGGCGCGGAGGTCCGCTGGAGCGTGATGGGTCGAATGGCCGTGGCGTGGCTGCTCACGCTGCCGCTCGCGGGTGTGGCGGGGGCTATCTGCTGGGCCATCGCGCACATCATCGGCGGGCTCGCGGGCGTGCTCGTCGTGTTCGCGATTCTCATTGCGCTGTCGGCTGTCATGTACCTGCGTTCGCGGCGCGACCCCGTCGACACCAGCAATGTCAACGAATGGCCCGGCCGGACACCGGACGCAGACGAGCCGATCGAATCGCCCGGCGGGGCGCGGCCGGCAGACGACACGCCGGACGCCGATTCCGGCATTGCGAAGGACGCTGCTACCGCGAAGGACACTTCGTCGTCTGCCGCTGCGGCGGGTGCCTCGTCGTCGGCCGAGGGCAGGCCGGGCGGCGTGACCGCGGACGGGTTGTCGCCACCCCCCGGCACGTCCTCATCGGAGGGCCCCGGCACCAAATCCAACCGTTCCGCTCAGGTGTGA
- a CDS encoding ATP-dependent DNA ligase, translating to MLFSDVVRTSETVRATRSRKTKIAALAGLLSDAAPDELAPVVAWVSGELRQGGIGTGWRTLTAMDGAPSDTAALAVSDVDGALSELAGIAGAGSANRRKGLLTALWTAATADEQVFLLRLLTGELRQGALTAVVGEAVAVAAQVPVDLVRRAYMLSGQLPVTAIAALTGGVDALTEFRLELGRPIQPMLASPGASLEEAMAEFDGEVTVEHKMDGARIQVHRDGSRVWVFTRTLRDITASVPELVDLVSRLHCTSVVLDGETLALTDSGRPRPFQETMSRFAEVSSTRELLLHPYFFDCLHLDGQDLLDAPLYERRTALTKVAVEHSIPALLRPDPEAAAEYFDGALASGHEGVMIKSLHAPYAAGRRGRAWQKIKPTHTLDLLVLGAEWGYGRRTGYLSNLHLGARDPKTGEPVMVGKTFKGLTDALLHWQTAEFPRHQRARDDQTVYLRPVLVVEIALDGVQVSPRYPGGVALRFARVVRYRPDKEPADADTIETVRALLP from the coding sequence GTGCTGTTCTCGGATGTCGTGCGGACCTCGGAGACCGTCCGCGCGACGCGGTCCCGTAAGACCAAGATCGCCGCGCTGGCCGGACTGTTGTCCGATGCCGCGCCGGACGAGCTGGCCCCGGTGGTCGCCTGGGTTTCCGGCGAGCTGCGGCAGGGGGGCATCGGCACCGGCTGGCGCACGCTCACCGCGATGGATGGTGCGCCGAGCGACACTGCGGCACTTGCGGTTTCGGATGTCGATGGCGCGCTCAGCGAGTTGGCGGGCATCGCGGGCGCGGGTTCGGCGAACCGGCGCAAGGGGTTGCTCACGGCGTTGTGGACCGCGGCGACCGCCGATGAACAGGTGTTCCTACTCCGGCTGCTGACCGGTGAGCTGCGCCAGGGTGCGCTGACCGCGGTCGTCGGCGAGGCGGTCGCCGTCGCGGCGCAGGTGCCGGTGGATCTGGTTCGCCGGGCGTACATGCTGTCGGGGCAACTGCCGGTCACCGCCATTGCCGCGCTGACCGGTGGAGTGGACGCGCTCACCGAGTTCCGGCTGGAGCTGGGTCGGCCCATCCAGCCGATGCTCGCCTCGCCCGGCGCTTCGCTGGAGGAGGCGATGGCCGAATTCGACGGGGAGGTGACTGTCGAGCACAAAATGGACGGCGCCCGGATACAGGTGCATCGCGACGGATCGCGGGTATGGGTGTTCACCAGGACGCTGCGCGATATCACCGCGAGCGTGCCCGAGCTGGTCGATCTGGTTTCCCGGTTGCACTGCACCAGCGTGGTGCTGGACGGGGAAACTCTCGCGCTGACCGATTCGGGTCGGCCGCGCCCGTTCCAGGAGACGATGAGCCGCTTCGCCGAGGTGAGCTCGACCAGAGAACTGTTGCTGCACCCGTACTTCTTCGACTGCCTGCACCTCGACGGCCAGGACCTGCTGGACGCCCCGCTGTACGAGCGCCGCACGGCGCTGACGAAAGTTGCTGTCGAACACAGTATTCCGGCTCTGCTGCGGCCGGATCCGGAGGCGGCTGCCGAGTACTTCGACGGCGCGCTGGCCTCCGGGCACGAGGGCGTGATGATCAAATCGTTGCACGCGCCGTACGCGGCCGGTCGACGTGGCCGCGCCTGGCAGAAGATCAAGCCGACCCACACCCTCGACCTGCTGGTGCTCGGCGCCGAGTGGGGGTACGGCCGCCGCACCGGTTACCTGTCGAACCTGCATCTCGGAGCCCGCGATCCGAAAACCGGCGAACCGGTGATGGTCGGCAAGACGTTCAAGGGCCTCACCGACGCGCTACTGCACTGGCAGACCGCCGAATTTCCGCGCCACCAGCGCGCCCGTGACGACCAGACCGTGTATTTGCGGCCGGTACTCGTCGTCGAGATCGCGCTCGACGGCGTCCAGGTAAGTCCGCGCTATCCCGGCGGGGTCGCCCTGCGCTTCGCCCGTGTCGTTCGCTATCGCCCGGACAAGGAACCCGCGGACGCCGACACCATCGAGACCGTCCGCGCCCTGTTGCCATGA
- the ramB gene encoding acetate metabolism transcriptional regulator RamB, with amino-acid sequence MAKTYVGARLRQLRAERGLSQVSLAQKLEISASYLNQIEHDVRPLTVPVLLRISEVFGVDATFFSSQDDTRLIAELQEVVMDQELGIEADTQEIADMVSAHPSMARALVNMHNRYRNTSAQLAAATEDRFADGSGSATISKPHEEVRDFFYQRQNYIHELDTAAEELTARIRFHGGDINNEIARRLRAHDVRIVERIDLGEGVLHRYDPDTQRLEIAPHLSGGQRTFKLAAELAYFECGELLEKLVEEGNFVSEDTRKLAMLGLANYFAAATVLPYTHFLEVAEDFRYDIERLSAFFTQSYETICHRLSTLQRPKLRGVPFSFVRVDRAGNMSKRQSATGFHFSASGGTCPLWNVYETFAYPGKIMTQIAQMPDGRKYLWVARTVERRATRYGQASKTFAIGLGCELRHASRVVYADGIDLDEAKATPIGAGCRVCERANCPQRAFPPLGKVLDISEHRSSVSPYVLK; translated from the coding sequence ATGGCCAAGACTTACGTCGGGGCGCGGCTTCGTCAGCTGCGGGCCGAACGAGGGCTGAGCCAGGTCTCGCTTGCCCAGAAGCTGGAGATCTCGGCGAGCTACCTCAACCAGATCGAACACGATGTGCGCCCGCTCACCGTGCCGGTGCTGCTGCGGATCAGCGAGGTTTTCGGCGTCGACGCCACCTTCTTCTCCTCACAGGACGACACCCGGCTCATCGCCGAACTCCAAGAGGTCGTGATGGACCAGGAGCTCGGCATCGAGGCCGACACCCAGGAGATCGCCGACATGGTCTCCGCGCACCCGAGCATGGCGCGCGCACTGGTCAACATGCACAACCGCTACCGAAACACCTCCGCGCAGCTGGCCGCCGCCACCGAGGACCGATTCGCCGACGGCTCCGGCAGCGCGACGATCAGCAAGCCACACGAGGAAGTGCGCGACTTCTTCTATCAGCGGCAGAACTACATCCACGAATTGGATACCGCCGCAGAGGAACTCACCGCCCGCATCCGATTCCACGGCGGTGACATCAACAACGAGATCGCGCGCAGGCTGCGCGCGCACGATGTGCGGATCGTCGAACGCATCGACCTCGGCGAGGGGGTGCTGCACCGATACGACCCGGACACCCAGCGACTGGAGATAGCCCCGCACCTGTCCGGCGGACAGCGCACCTTCAAACTCGCCGCCGAATTGGCTTATTTCGAATGCGGCGAACTGCTCGAAAAGCTGGTCGAGGAAGGCAATTTCGTCTCCGAGGACACCCGCAAACTGGCCATGCTCGGCCTGGCGAACTATTTCGCCGCGGCCACCGTGCTGCCCTACACACATTTCCTCGAGGTCGCCGAGGACTTCCGCTACGACATCGAGCGACTCTCGGCCTTCTTCACCCAAAGCTACGAGACCATCTGCCACCGGCTTTCGACTCTGCAACGCCCCAAACTGCGCGGCGTGCCCTTCTCGTTCGTCCGCGTCGACCGAGCAGGCAATATGTCGAAACGCCAGTCCGCCACCGGTTTCCACTTCTCCGCCAGCGGCGGCACCTGCCCGCTGTGGAATGTCTACGAGACCTTCGCCTACCCCGGCAAGATCATGACCCAGATCGCCCAGATGCCCGACGGCCGCAAATACCTGTGGGTCGCCCGCACCGTGGAGCGGCGAGCAACCCGATACGGCCAGGCCAGCAAGACGTTCGCCATCGGCCTCGGTTGTGAACTGCGGCATGCGAGCCGGGTCGTCTACGCCGACGGGATAGATCTCGACGAGGCGAAGGCCACCCCGATCGGCGCGGGCTGCCGAGTCTGCGAACGCGCCAATTGCCCGCAGCGCGCGTTTCCGCCGCTGGGCAAGGTGCTGGATATCAGCGAGCACCGCAGCTCGGTGTCACCGTACGTTCTCAAGTAG
- a CDS encoding DUF4440 domain-containing protein: protein MQTRPTLGDPSRATTAHEVASRFAEGLQQSGAAGDADGYDAAFAADVVWGSPYGASVTGYSELNAIHRRLMAAQVAPRSHFEVVGATSPAPGVVLTQICRLAAEAGGFSEIAMYVLVEKDGGWWLAGAQNTPITDPPQRTDSSS from the coding sequence ATGCAAACCCGACCTACTCTCGGTGATCCATCGCGCGCTACCACGGCCCACGAGGTGGCCTCACGGTTCGCCGAAGGGCTACAACAGTCAGGCGCAGCAGGCGACGCGGATGGCTACGATGCCGCTTTCGCGGCAGACGTGGTGTGGGGCAGTCCGTATGGTGCGTCAGTAACCGGCTACTCCGAATTGAACGCCATACACCGCCGCTTGATGGCCGCACAGGTTGCGCCGCGCTCACACTTCGAAGTCGTTGGCGCGACTTCGCCCGCGCCGGGGGTCGTGCTGACCCAGATCTGCAGGCTCGCCGCCGAAGCGGGCGGGTTCTCCGAGATCGCTATGTACGTACTGGTCGAGAAGGATGGCGGATGGTGGCTCGCGGGGGCCCAGAACACGCCTATCACTGATCCACCCCAACGAACCGACTCGAGTTCATGA
- a CDS encoding NADH:flavin oxidoreductase, with protein sequence MPTNPLERARNILVRPFSLGSLTLPNRVVMAPMTREFSPGGVPGDDVAQYYARRAAAGVGLIITEGAYVGHDSAGSSARVPHFYGDEALAGWSAVAEAVHQAGGRIMPQLWHVGMDRTVGNPPVLDAPRIGPSGIALDGTNSGRAMTQADIDNVVATYATAAATAEALGFDGVEIHGGHGYLIDQFLWAHTNRRTDAYGGDIVGRTRFAAQTVAACRDSVSSDFPISFRLSQWKVNRYQARIAETPQELETMLGLLADAGADAFHCSTRRFQLPEFEGSDLNLAGWAKKLSGKPAISVGSVGISNEFPQMSLGEVTDIGELLDRMERDEFDLVAVGRALLGDPEWLAKVLAGRIDDLTPFHGGLLGSLH encoded by the coding sequence ATGCCCACGAATCCCCTCGAACGTGCCAGGAACATCCTGGTCCGCCCGTTCTCACTGGGCAGTCTCACGCTGCCCAACCGCGTCGTGATGGCGCCGATGACGCGCGAGTTTTCCCCCGGAGGTGTGCCGGGCGACGACGTGGCGCAGTACTACGCCCGACGGGCGGCCGCCGGTGTCGGTCTGATCATCACCGAGGGCGCCTACGTCGGCCACGATTCGGCGGGCAGTAGCGCCCGGGTCCCGCACTTCTACGGCGACGAGGCCCTGGCGGGCTGGTCGGCCGTGGCCGAGGCGGTCCATCAGGCGGGTGGCCGGATCATGCCGCAGTTGTGGCACGTCGGAATGGATCGCACCGTTGGCAATCCGCCGGTCCTCGACGCCCCGCGGATCGGCCCCTCCGGCATCGCCCTGGACGGCACGAACTCGGGCCGAGCGATGACCCAAGCGGATATCGACAATGTGGTCGCGACGTACGCCACGGCAGCGGCGACGGCCGAAGCACTGGGCTTCGACGGCGTCGAGATCCACGGTGGCCACGGCTATCTGATCGACCAGTTCCTGTGGGCCCACACCAACCGGCGCACCGACGCCTACGGGGGCGACATCGTCGGCCGTACCCGTTTCGCCGCCCAGACCGTGGCCGCGTGCCGGGACAGCGTCTCCAGCGACTTCCCGATCTCCTTCCGTTTGTCTCAGTGGAAGGTAAACCGCTACCAGGCGCGGATAGCCGAGACGCCGCAGGAACTGGAGACCATGCTCGGCCTGCTGGCCGACGCGGGCGCCGACGCCTTCCACTGCTCCACCCGGCGGTTCCAACTCCCCGAGTTCGAGGGCTCCGACCTCAACCTGGCGGGCTGGGCCAAGAAGCTCTCCGGAAAACCCGCCATCAGCGTCGGTTCGGTGGGTATCAGCAACGAGTTCCCCCAGATGTCATTGGGCGAGGTCACGGACATCGGCGAGCTGCTCGACCGCATGGAGCGCGACGAGTTCGACCTCGTGGCGGTCGGCAGGGCCCTGCTGGGAGACCCCGAGTGGCTGGCGAAGGTCCTCGCCGGCCGCATCGACGATCTCACCCCCTTCCACGGGGGGCTGCTCGGCAGTCTCCACTGA
- a CDS encoding NADPH-dependent FMN reductase, with the protein MADSTDDILRTAVIIGSTRDGRFGPVVADWFAGHIAQRTDMTADLIDLVETPLPAVFPAFGQAPSDEVVAQLGAVSPRLAQADAFVIVTPEYNHSFPASLKNALDWHNEQWHAKPVGFVSYGGLAGGLRAVEQLRVVLAELHAVTIRNTVSFHNFGEVFGADGKPSDPGCDVAAKAMLDQLTWWGQSLREARRVRPYAV; encoded by the coding sequence GTGGCTGACTCGACCGACGACATCCTCCGCACCGCAGTGATCATCGGCAGTACCCGGGACGGGCGGTTCGGTCCGGTCGTCGCCGACTGGTTCGCCGGACACATCGCTCAGCGCACGGACATGACGGCCGACCTGATCGACCTCGTCGAGACGCCCCTGCCGGCCGTTTTCCCGGCGTTCGGGCAGGCTCCTTCCGACGAGGTCGTGGCACAACTGGGCGCGGTGTCGCCGCGGCTGGCCCAGGCTGATGCCTTCGTGATCGTCACGCCCGAGTACAACCACAGCTTCCCCGCGTCGCTGAAGAACGCCCTCGACTGGCACAACGAGCAGTGGCACGCCAAGCCGGTCGGCTTCGTCTCCTACGGTGGACTCGCCGGCGGGCTGCGCGCCGTTGAGCAGCTTCGTGTCGTGCTCGCGGAGCTCCACGCTGTCACGATCCGCAACACCGTCAGCTTCCACAACTTTGGTGAGGTCTTCGGCGCCGACGGCAAGCCGTCCGACCCGGGGTGCGACGTCGCGGCCAAGGCCATGCTCGACCAGCTCACCTGGTGGGGGCAGTCCCTGCGCGAGGCCAGACGCGTCCGTCCGTACGCCGTCTGA
- a CDS encoding TetR/AcrR family transcriptional regulator — MASQERQSASEDKDPVSMWERLERPAPAPRTTLTPRRIAEVAVAVADAEGLDAVTMRRLATELGVAPMAAYRYVTGKDELLELMADFVYAELDLPDSKDGWRATMRSVALRIREVLLQHSWVTRAACGAPTPNQLAVPEAALVALDGLGLDVDTAMAVYSTVTAYVHGAVDSEVRLSQMLHVRGWSTREEARAGLATQMTWLMNTGRYPMYARYIHEADRKDDVQWQFEIGLDSVLDGIAARLAI; from the coding sequence ATGGCCTCCCAGGAGAGACAGTCAGCGAGCGAGGACAAGGACCCCGTCTCGATGTGGGAGCGACTCGAACGACCGGCGCCGGCTCCCCGCACCACCCTCACTCCCCGGCGGATCGCCGAGGTCGCCGTCGCCGTCGCCGACGCCGAAGGACTCGACGCGGTCACCATGCGCCGCCTGGCCACCGAACTCGGCGTCGCCCCCATGGCCGCGTACCGCTACGTCACCGGCAAGGACGAGCTACTCGAGCTGATGGCCGACTTCGTCTACGCGGAGCTGGATCTGCCCGACAGCAAGGACGGCTGGCGCGCGACCATGCGGTCCGTCGCCCTGCGCATAAGGGAGGTCCTGCTCCAGCACTCGTGGGTGACGCGGGCGGCGTGCGGCGCACCGACCCCGAACCAGCTGGCAGTGCCGGAGGCGGCGCTCGTCGCACTCGACGGCCTGGGGCTCGACGTGGACACCGCCATGGCGGTCTACAGCACCGTCACCGCCTATGTACACGGCGCGGTCGACTCGGAGGTCAGGCTGAGTCAGATGCTCCACGTGCGCGGCTGGTCCACCCGCGAGGAGGCCCGCGCGGGACTGGCCACACAGATGACCTGGCTCATGAACACGGGCCGTTACCCGATGTACGCACGCTATATCCACGAGGCCGACCGCAAGGACGACGTGCAGTGGCAGTTCGAGATCGGCCTGGACTCTGTCCTCGATGGCATTGCGGCGCGCCTGGCGATCTGA
- a CDS encoding class I SAM-dependent methyltransferase: MNSGAAPAAAVESSDLWARAFSALYDPLLWVGEKAGMGVRRQDLLGRARGRTVELGSGTGLNLPYYPDDLAELILTEPEAAMRARLARRLHRSRRRARVLDASAEQLPFADETVDTVVSTLVLCTVDAADPVLREIGRVLRPGGQLLFLEHVRSQSPRLAHWQDRLAGPWRRFAEGCHCNRATLELIRTCGLELGEVQEASWRAMPPIIRPLITGVATKSGG; encoded by the coding sequence GTGAACAGTGGCGCCGCACCTGCGGCAGCTGTGGAGAGCTCGGACCTGTGGGCGCGGGCGTTCTCGGCCCTGTACGACCCGCTCCTGTGGGTGGGCGAGAAGGCGGGCATGGGCGTTCGTCGACAGGATTTGCTCGGCCGTGCGAGGGGGCGGACGGTCGAGCTGGGCAGCGGTACTGGTCTTAACCTGCCGTACTACCCCGACGACCTCGCCGAGCTGATCCTGACCGAACCCGAAGCCGCAATGCGTGCGCGGTTGGCGCGGAGGCTGCATCGCAGTCGACGTCGGGCGCGGGTGCTCGACGCATCAGCGGAACAGCTGCCATTCGCGGATGAAACCGTGGACACGGTCGTCTCAACTCTTGTGTTGTGCACCGTCGACGCAGCCGATCCGGTGTTGCGGGAGATTGGGCGCGTGCTACGCCCCGGAGGCCAGCTGCTGTTCCTCGAACATGTCCGTTCCCAGTCGCCGCGACTTGCCCATTGGCAGGATCGCCTCGCCGGTCCGTGGCGCCGGTTCGCAGAGGGCTGCCACTGCAACCGTGCCACCCTCGAGCTGATCCGGACCTGCGGGCTGGAGCTTGGAGAGGTACAGGAAGCGTCGTGGCGGGCGATGCCCCCGATTATTCGACCGCTGATCACGGGCGTGGCCACCAAAAGCGGTGGCTGA